One stretch of Schlesneria sp. DSM 10557 DNA includes these proteins:
- a CDS encoding DUF1559 domain-containing protein codes for MSIQPRRKHQRGFTLIELLVVIAIIAVLIALLLPAVQQAREAARRTQCKNNLKQIGLAMANYESTYGRFPIPVFLSLMNSTGYSGALSSTVWSLAVLPYMDHAATFNLYNQNYSAFDPVNVTAGQTVITGYLCPSTPRSSTKISYENPYVVGTFSTAPWNLTSAGAIDYISTIQVQRQFVDIVYNTTGSVTLDGWAVGGNAVAGNVLNIPTGGRISDITDGTSNTMMVGELCGRNTLYRGARQVVPTSDPESGWQASFGAGAWVDPFNGQWKLSGRNYDGSGDRGLCTINCSNAHFRSGSPTEYSAGLYSWHTGGAQILLCDGSVRFLSQNISGITMVGLVSARGGEIIGEF; via the coding sequence ATGTCTATACAGCCTCGACGTAAGCATCAGCGCGGATTTACTTTGATCGAATTGCTGGTTGTCATTGCCATCATTGCGGTCTTAATTGCCTTACTTTTACCAGCCGTTCAACAGGCACGGGAGGCGGCTCGACGAACACAGTGCAAAAACAACCTCAAACAAATTGGCCTGGCCATGGCCAATTATGAGAGCACTTACGGACGGTTTCCAATTCCTGTGTTTTTGTCCCTGATGAACTCAACGGGTTACAGTGGCGCTCTTAGCTCCACCGTCTGGTCATTGGCCGTGCTGCCTTACATGGATCATGCCGCGACCTTTAATCTCTACAACCAGAACTACAGTGCCTTTGATCCTGTCAATGTTACCGCCGGTCAGACGGTCATCACAGGATACTTGTGCCCTTCCACACCTCGATCAAGCACCAAGATCTCTTATGAGAATCCCTACGTGGTCGGAACATTTTCAACCGCTCCGTGGAACCTCACGAGTGCCGGGGCGATTGACTACATCAGCACCATTCAGGTCCAGCGACAGTTCGTCGATATCGTCTACAACACGACAGGTTCGGTCACACTGGATGGCTGGGCCGTGGGCGGAAATGCGGTCGCGGGGAACGTCCTCAACATCCCCACCGGGGGCCGAATCTCTGACATCACGGATGGAACATCCAACACGATGATGGTCGGTGAACTTTGCGGACGGAACACTCTGTACCGAGGGGCCCGCCAGGTGGTTCCGACCTCAGATCCGGAATCGGGTTGGCAAGCTTCATTCGGCGCGGGGGCGTGGGTCGATCCGTTCAATGGACAGTGGAAGCTCTCGGGGCGGAATTATGATGGTTCCGGCGATCGGGGACTCTGTACGATCAATTGCTCGAATGCTCACTTTCGCAGTGGCAGCCCTACCGAATATTCCGCGGGACTTTACTCCTGGCACACGGGAGGAGCCCAGATCCTACTCTGCGATGGGTCAGTCCGTTTCCTGAGCCAGAACATCAGCGGCATTACGATGGTCGGGCTGGTCTCCGCCCGAGGTGGCGAGATCATCGGCGAGTTCTAA